A window of Numenius arquata chromosome 6, bNumArq3.hap1.1, whole genome shotgun sequence contains these coding sequences:
- the LOC141465666 gene encoding pepsin A-like encodes MKLLLLLTLVAMAQGLGYRVPLKKAKSLRQMLRERGLLESYLKQHHFNLAAKYFPSRISAEPLQNYLDNEYFGTISIGTPAQEFTVVFDTGSSNLWVPSIYCSSLACSNHNRFNPAESSTFISTNESLYIAYGTGSMSGVLGYDTVTVSTIEVLNQIFGLAETEPGAFFYYTPFDGILGLAFPSIASSGATPVFDNMMMQNLVAENLFSVYLSKDEQSGSFVLFGAIDPFYTTNGITWIPLSAETYWQITMNSVSIGGKAIACAFGCQAIVDTGTSLLAVPERALSVILSVLGASPSGQISCRAASRLPSIVFHINGKAFPVPPSAYVIKSNGYCTLGFQGMDVPTESGELWILGDVFIREYYVIFNRATNMVGLSRLP; translated from the exons ATgaagctgctcctgctcctcaccttGGTGGCCATGGCCCAGGGACTCGGCTACAG ggtcccTCTGAAGAAGGCGAAGTCCCTGCGGCAGATGCTGCGGGAGCGGGGTTTGCTGGAGAGCTACCTGAAGCAGCACCACTTCAACCTGGCCGCCAAGTACTTCCCCTCCCGCATCTCCGCCGAGCCCCTGCAGAACTACCTGGAC AACGAGTACTTTGGCACCATCTCCATCGGGACCCCAGCCCAGGAGTTCACCGTTGTCTTTGACACCGGCTCCTCCAACCTGTGGGTGCCCTCGATCTACTGCTCCAGCCTTGCCTGCA GCAACCACAACCGCTTCAACCCGGCTGAATCCTCCACCTTCATCAGCACCAATGAGAGCCTCTACATCGCCTACGGCACCGGCAGCATGTCTGGCGTCCTGGGCTACGACACCGTCACC GTCTCAACCATCGAGGTCCTCAATCAGATCTTCGGGCTGGCCGAGACCGAGCCTGGGGCTTTCTTCTACTACACCCCCTTCGATGGCATCCTGGGGCTGGCGTTCCCCAGCATCGCCTCTTCCGGGGCCACCCCTGTCTTTGACAACATGATGATGCAAAACCTGGTGGCCGAGAACCTCTTCTCCGTCTACCTGAGCAA GGACGAGCAGAGTGGCAGCTTTGTCCTCTTTGGTGCCATCGATCCCTTCTACACCACCAACGGCATCACCTGGATCCCGCTCTCTGCCGAAACCTACTGGCAAATCACCATGAACAG CGTCTCCATCGGCGGGAAGGCCATCGCCTGTGCCTTCGGCTGCCAGGCCATCGTGGACACGGGCACCTCGCTGCTGGCCGTCCCCGAGAGAGCCCTCAGCGTCATCCTGAGCGTCCTCGGCGCCAGCCCCAGCGGCCAG atcaGCTGCAGGGCTGCCAGCAGACTGCCCAGCATTGTCTTCCACATCAACGGCAaagccttcccagtgcctcccagtgcctatGTGATAAAG AGCAATGGGTACTGCACCCTCGGCTTTCAAGGCATGGATGTCCCCACCGAGTCGGGAGAGCTCTGGATCCTTGGGGACGTCTTCATCCGCGAGTACTATGTCATCTTCAACAGGGCCACCAACATGGTGGGGCTATCCCGCCTGCCCTGA